One window of Pseudacidobacterium ailaaui genomic DNA carries:
- a CDS encoding peptidylprolyl isomerase, which produces MDAVLRFLSLVTISLALTCQGFAQQTTPTSSQDLPDSPETQAHISPQPTGPTAIFDTTMGRITCRLFDQQAPKTVANFVGLAEGTKDWTDPVTHQKMHNKPFYDGTIFHRVIPEFMIQGGDPTGTGTGDPGYMFEDEFDPNLNFDVPGRLAMANSGPNTNGSQFFITEVPTEHLNQKHTIFGQCDDSSILVVKSIARVPRDDNDKPIEPVVLKKVTIVPAGQAQPAPATGGTNPQ; this is translated from the coding sequence ATGGATGCCGTTTTACGTTTTTTATCGCTCGTAACAATTTCGTTGGCCCTGACGTGTCAGGGCTTTGCGCAGCAAACTACGCCCACTTCCTCCCAGGACCTTCCCGATTCCCCTGAAACACAGGCGCACATCAGCCCTCAGCCGACCGGCCCCACGGCCATCTTTGACACAACAATGGGTCGCATTACCTGCCGGCTCTTTGATCAACAGGCCCCAAAGACTGTCGCTAATTTCGTTGGCCTTGCTGAAGGCACAAAAGACTGGACCGACCCGGTCACGCATCAGAAGATGCATAACAAACCTTTCTACGACGGGACCATCTTTCATCGCGTAATCCCTGAATTTATGATTCAGGGTGGCGACCCAACCGGTACGGGAACCGGCGATCCAGGCTACATGTTCGAAGATGAGTTTGATCCTAACTTGAATTTTGATGTTCCCGGACGGCTGGCAATGGCCAATTCGGGTCCGAACACAAATGGTTCCCAGTTTTTTATTACTGAGGTACCCACGGAACACCTGAATCAGAAGCACACCATCTTTGGACAATGTGATGATTCAAGTATCCTTGTCGTCAAATCCATTGCTCGCGTGCCCCGGGACGATAACGATAAGCCGATTGAACCGGTGGTTTTAAAAAAAGTGACGATTGTTCCCGCCGGACAGGCCCAGCCCGCACCTGCCACAGGTGGTACAAATCCGCAGTGA
- the pstB gene encoding phosphate ABC transporter ATP-binding protein PstB, protein MGVGIEVQGLNAWYGNNHTLQDINLHIPANQATALIGPSGCGKSTFVRCLNRMHETNPIAKVEGSVRIGGLDIYSDASPVEIRRRVGMVFQRPNPFPTMSIYDNVASGLRLNGFRNRRVLDEVVERSLKHAALWDEVKDDLKKKSGASLSGGQQQRLCIARALAVDPEVLLMDEPASALDPVSTAKIEDLIFQLKSQYTIVIVTHNMQQAARVAERTGFFLSGKLVEFDTTHKIFTNPGDKRTEDYITGRFG, encoded by the coding sequence GTGGGTGTTGGGATTGAAGTTCAAGGCCTGAATGCCTGGTATGGAAACAACCATACGCTGCAGGACATCAACCTGCATATTCCAGCCAATCAGGCCACGGCGCTCATCGGACCTTCAGGGTGCGGCAAGAGCACTTTTGTCCGTTGTCTGAACCGGATGCATGAAACAAATCCTATCGCCAAGGTGGAAGGCTCTGTGCGCATCGGAGGGCTGGACATTTATAGCGATGCGTCCCCTGTGGAGATACGGCGACGCGTCGGCATGGTCTTTCAGCGGCCGAACCCCTTTCCGACGATGTCGATTTATGACAATGTCGCATCCGGCCTGAGGTTGAATGGTTTTCGAAACCGCCGTGTTCTGGATGAGGTCGTGGAACGTTCGTTGAAACATGCTGCGCTTTGGGACGAGGTCAAAGACGATCTGAAAAAGAAGTCTGGGGCCAGTCTGTCTGGCGGCCAGCAGCAGCGTCTCTGTATTGCGCGGGCGCTTGCTGTTGACCCTGAAGTATTGTTGATGGACGAACCTGCGTCTGCGTTGGATCCGGTCTCCACGGCCAAGATCGAGGACCTAATCTTCCAGCTCAAGTCCCAGTACACCATTGTGATCGTGACCCATAACATGCAGCAGGCGGCCCGAGTGGCGGAGCGTACCGGATTTTTCCTGAGCGGCAAGCTGGTGGAGTTCGATACAACGCACAAAATTTTCACGAACCCGGGTGACAAACGGACAGAAGATTACATCACAGGTAGGTTTGGATGA
- a CDS encoding response regulator, with protein MEKSAPFTVLCVDDEVLGLQIRKALLEHAGFAVITALNGQEALALFQSKNHSIQIVLLDYLMPGMNGGEVALKLRALDPKVPILMHTACVDLPDEVRGLVDDVLSKGEGPQALLHRMQQVLEASQLAAKRGK; from the coding sequence ATGGAAAAGAGCGCGCCATTTACGGTCCTCTGTGTTGACGACGAGGTCCTTGGATTGCAGATCAGGAAGGCCCTGCTCGAACATGCCGGATTTGCTGTGATTACTGCCCTCAACGGGCAGGAAGCTTTGGCTCTCTTTCAGAGCAAAAATCATTCCATACAGATTGTGCTGCTGGATTACCTGATGCCGGGTATGAACGGAGGCGAAGTTGCGCTCAAGCTCCGCGCGCTAGACCCCAAAGTTCCGATTCTCATGCACACAGCATGTGTGGACCTTCCGGATGAGGTTCGAGGGTTAGTGGACGATGTTCTGTCAAAAGGAGAAGGTCCTCAGGCGTTATTACATCGTATGCAACAGGTCCTGGAAGCATCACAATTGGCGGCAAAGAGGGGGAAGTGA
- the phoU gene encoding phosphate signaling complex protein PhoU, which produces MTRLRFHKSLDELKEKLLVVAGMAEQSIQRAVEAYRTRDLSICDLVDRGEMAINRLEREIDQMALDLLAMEQPMAIDLRFILAVIKINADLERVGDSAVNIVERVRDLQAYSAIDLPIDIPRMAELAAAMVRRALQSFIEADAKMAESVLVMDDSVDKMNEAIHYALLNVMRTMPQHTPQALDAIVIARSLERVADHATNIAEDVIFWVQGHDVRHQLSVSAGSNEPARSE; this is translated from the coding sequence ATGACTCGCCTACGTTTCCACAAGAGTCTTGATGAGTTGAAAGAGAAGCTGCTGGTCGTAGCGGGAATGGCCGAGCAGTCTATCCAGCGCGCTGTGGAAGCGTACAGGACGCGCGACCTGTCTATCTGCGATCTGGTGGACCGTGGTGAGATGGCCATCAACCGTCTGGAACGCGAGATTGACCAGATGGCACTTGATCTTTTGGCCATGGAACAGCCGATGGCCATTGACCTGCGTTTTATCCTGGCTGTCATCAAGATCAATGCTGACCTTGAGCGGGTAGGGGATTCGGCCGTGAATATCGTGGAGCGTGTGCGCGACCTTCAGGCCTATTCTGCGATTGATTTGCCGATTGACATACCGCGCATGGCGGAACTTGCTGCTGCTATGGTGCGCCGGGCGCTGCAATCATTTATCGAGGCCGATGCCAAAATGGCAGAATCTGTGCTCGTGATGGATGACAGCGTAGACAAAATGAATGAAGCCATTCATTATGCTCTGCTGAATGTCATGCGCACCATGCCCCAACATACTCCGCAGGCACTGGATGCCATTGTGATTGCGCGAAGCCTGGAAAGGGTAGCAGACCATGCCACAAATATTGCAGAAGATGTGATTTTCTGGGTGCAGGGGCACGATGTCCGGCACCAGTTAAGTGTGAGTGCTGGAAGCAATGAACCAGCCCGGTCAGAATAA
- the pstC gene encoding phosphate ABC transporter permease subunit PstC yields MNLKVQETRVPGLSIPSGPAPVSSSASNPDQPPSVVRSFLLSRGNSAWSDRAFKWLMLFCALSVFFIVALIAWQLLLRSRLTIAKFGLSFFFKSAWDPVSGDFGALPFIYGTVVSSLVALIIAVPLAVGVAVFLTEMCPKVLRGPLSFLTELLAAIPSVVYGLWAVFVLVPILREHVNPFLMKTLGWTGLFSGPNFGIGMLAAGVILAIMILPIISSLTREVMSAVPHSQREAVLALGATRWEMIRMGVLRNARIGIVGAIILGLGRALGETMAVTMVIGNRPEIAKSLLSLGYSMSSVIANEFSEASDDLYLSALIEIGLALFLVTILVNALARLLVWAVTRGAPARVV; encoded by the coding sequence GTGAACCTTAAAGTCCAGGAAACTCGTGTGCCCGGCCTGTCGATTCCATCAGGACCTGCACCGGTATCATCGTCGGCATCGAATCCGGACCAGCCGCCTTCGGTGGTGCGGTCCTTTTTATTGTCTCGCGGAAATTCCGCCTGGAGTGATCGCGCCTTCAAGTGGCTGATGCTGTTTTGTGCGCTCAGTGTTTTCTTTATCGTAGCTTTGATTGCCTGGCAGCTCCTGCTGCGGTCTAGGTTGACGATCGCAAAGTTTGGTCTAAGTTTCTTTTTTAAGAGTGCGTGGGACCCGGTGTCCGGGGACTTTGGGGCGCTTCCATTTATCTACGGGACCGTAGTTTCTTCACTGGTGGCCCTGATCATTGCTGTGCCACTGGCCGTGGGCGTCGCGGTGTTTCTTACAGAGATGTGCCCAAAAGTTCTGCGTGGTCCGCTCTCGTTCCTCACAGAGCTGCTGGCGGCCATCCCCAGCGTTGTTTACGGGCTGTGGGCAGTTTTTGTGCTGGTGCCAATTCTGCGTGAACACGTCAATCCTTTTTTGATGAAGACCCTGGGGTGGACAGGTCTCTTTAGCGGGCCGAACTTTGGTATTGGGATGCTGGCTGCCGGTGTGATTCTTGCCATTATGATCCTGCCCATCATTTCCTCGCTCACGCGTGAAGTAATGTCGGCTGTACCGCACTCCCAGCGTGAGGCCGTGCTGGCCTTAGGAGCCACCCGGTGGGAAATGATCCGGATGGGAGTGCTGCGCAATGCCCGAATTGGCATTGTGGGCGCCATTATTCTGGGACTAGGGCGAGCGTTGGGTGAAACGATGGCCGTCACGATGGTCATTGGTAATCGGCCTGAAATTGCAAAGTCGCTCCTGTCGCTGGGGTACAGCATGTCGAGCGTGATTGCCAACGAATTCAGCGAGGCATCTGATGACCTTTACCTTAGCGCGCTCATCGAAATTGGACTGGCGCTCTTTCTTGTGACGATTCTGGTCAATGCTCTGGCACGTTTACTGGTTTGGGCGGTGACGCGCGGTGCCCCGGCGAGGGTAGTGTGA
- the pstA gene encoding phosphate ABC transporter permease PstA — translation MTTRRYKAGKANQWRRFFANHLATAIAVASTVIVVAPLVAVFLYLLYKGASSLNLNFFTQIPRPVGESGGGMANAIVGSAVLLVLGSLLGVPLGIAAGIYLAEFGRGGKLANFVRFTADVLNGVPSIVMGIAVYALIVLPQKHFSALAGGVALGIMMIPTITRTTEEMLLMVPNAIREAALGLGVPNWRSVLSITLKTASPGVITGCMLAFARVAGETAPLLFTAFGNNFWSTSINEPIAALPLQIYVYAISPYDEWHRLAWAGALVLILLIVVSVALVRYVTTRGVLKGAS, via the coding sequence ATGACGACTCGCCGGTACAAGGCCGGAAAGGCCAATCAGTGGCGCCGTTTTTTTGCCAACCATCTGGCTACCGCGATTGCCGTGGCCAGCACGGTCATTGTTGTAGCACCTCTGGTTGCAGTCTTTCTTTATCTCCTTTACAAAGGGGCAAGCTCGCTCAATCTGAATTTCTTCACGCAAATCCCGCGTCCGGTAGGAGAAAGCGGCGGGGGCATGGCAAATGCAATTGTTGGATCTGCCGTGCTGCTCGTATTAGGAAGCCTTCTGGGGGTCCCTCTGGGGATCGCAGCGGGAATCTATCTGGCAGAATTCGGGCGTGGAGGAAAGCTGGCAAACTTTGTCCGATTCACGGCAGACGTATTGAACGGTGTGCCTTCCATTGTCATGGGTATCGCAGTATATGCCCTGATTGTTCTGCCGCAAAAGCATTTTTCGGCGCTAGCAGGCGGTGTGGCCTTGGGCATCATGATGATCCCAACCATCACGCGGACCACCGAAGAGATGCTGCTGATGGTGCCCAATGCTATCCGTGAAGCCGCCCTGGGGTTGGGCGTACCCAACTGGCGCTCAGTACTTTCCATTACGCTGAAGACCGCCAGTCCGGGTGTAATTACCGGATGTATGTTGGCCTTTGCGCGCGTAGCAGGGGAGACGGCCCCGCTCCTTTTTACAGCCTTTGGCAATAATTTCTGGAGTACGAGTATTAACGAGCCGATTGCTGCACTGCCTCTCCAGATCTATGTTTATGCCATTTCCCCCTATGATGAATGGCACCGTCTGGCCTGGGCAGGTGCACTGGTCCTGATTCTTTTAATCGTTGTGTCCGTCGCGCTGGTGCGTTATGTGACGACCCGCGGCGTCTTGAAGGGAGCAAGTTAA
- a CDS encoding CHASE3 domain-containing protein, translating to MKLQEFQRVLRQAFFVPILTLLALAGILLWQIAATQKAQRWLDHSDEISGEIAELESLIIDQETGLRGYELTGDAMMLVPFYSAAQPIQGHFAQLRRQIADDPVKLRDLERISTRYETWLSFAQAILSSPANFTNRNLNRHGGELMYAVRDAVRQMARAEDQSRQQWLKHTISQERREIVVLLSGTALVGLMLSFFSLSRLHKVSGAYQQSLFLLEKRGEKLRTILRSIGDAVIVCQADGSIEFMNPVAEDLTGWKEEEAAGRALAEIFRIVNEETNEPAENPVEKVRRLKKVIGLANHTALIARDGVRRIIDDSAAPILSQDGQMTGIVLVFRDVTEKRRAEAALAVSEKLAVAGRLAASIAHEIHNPLDSIGNLHYLLAQEKDAARRDEYLKMAQQELDRTLQISRSLLSLYREPNAPVEVNLGELLSSVLLLLRRRLDHQGTVVTQQNKDNIVIEGFPAELRQVFTNLILNAAEAAGRPGKILIQISRSVGNDSRAPGVTVEIYDSGAGISPQVASKLFQPFFTTKGSQGTGLGLWISLGIVQKHGGSIHIGNSDLPEYTGACVQVYLPARTLATAQSRSTPYVG from the coding sequence GTGAAGCTTCAGGAATTTCAGCGGGTACTACGGCAGGCGTTCTTTGTACCGATTTTGACTCTGCTGGCCCTGGCGGGCATTCTTCTCTGGCAAATTGCCGCCACCCAAAAGGCCCAAAGATGGCTGGACCATAGCGACGAAATCAGCGGGGAAATTGCTGAATTGGAAAGCCTGATCATTGATCAGGAGACGGGTCTCCGGGGTTACGAGCTTACTGGAGATGCGATGATGCTGGTGCCTTTCTATTCTGCCGCGCAGCCGATTCAGGGACACTTTGCTCAACTACGCCGGCAGATCGCAGACGATCCGGTGAAACTACGAGATCTGGAACGTATCTCGACGCGCTATGAAACCTGGCTGTCCTTTGCGCAAGCGATACTTTCTTCACCGGCGAATTTTACCAACCGCAATCTGAACCGCCATGGCGGAGAGCTGATGTACGCAGTGCGTGATGCCGTCCGGCAAATGGCCCGCGCCGAAGACCAGTCACGCCAGCAATGGCTGAAACATACCATTTCTCAGGAGCGGCGTGAGATCGTAGTGCTTCTTTCAGGGACAGCCTTGGTAGGTCTGATGCTCAGCTTCTTTTCTCTATCACGTCTGCACAAAGTCTCTGGTGCCTACCAGCAATCGCTCTTTCTGCTGGAAAAAAGAGGGGAGAAGCTGCGGACCATTTTGCGTTCCATAGGGGATGCTGTGATTGTCTGCCAGGCCGATGGATCCATTGAGTTTATGAATCCTGTGGCTGAAGATCTGACTGGCTGGAAAGAAGAAGAGGCGGCGGGACGTGCGCTGGCCGAAATTTTTCGGATTGTAAATGAAGAAACCAATGAGCCGGCGGAAAATCCAGTCGAGAAAGTAAGACGGCTGAAAAAGGTCATCGGTCTGGCAAATCATACAGCTTTAATTGCTCGCGACGGCGTCCGCCGCATCATTGATGACAGTGCTGCGCCGATCCTCAGCCAGGATGGCCAGATGACCGGAATTGTCCTCGTATTTCGGGATGTGACGGAGAAACGTCGCGCTGAGGCCGCCCTTGCTGTCAGCGAAAAGCTGGCAGTGGCGGGCCGCCTTGCTGCCAGCATCGCGCATGAAATTCATAATCCTCTGGATTCCATTGGTAATTTGCATTATTTGCTGGCGCAGGAAAAAGATGCGGCACGGAGAGATGAATATCTGAAAATGGCGCAACAGGAACTGGACCGTACTCTGCAAATTAGCCGCAGCTTGCTCAGTCTTTACCGTGAACCGAATGCGCCTGTCGAGGTAAACCTTGGCGAACTGCTGAGCAGTGTGCTGCTTCTTCTGCGTCGCAGATTAGATCATCAAGGCACCGTGGTGACACAGCAAAATAAGGACAATATTGTCATCGAAGGTTTTCCTGCGGAATTGCGCCAGGTATTCACAAATCTCATCCTGAACGCGGCAGAGGCGGCGGGTCGGCCTGGAAAAATTCTGATTCAGATCAGCAGGTCTGTGGGCAATGACTCTCGCGCTCCCGGAGTTACCGTCGAAATCTATGACAGTGGCGCGGGCATTTCTCCGCAGGTGGCTTCCAAACTCTTTCAACCCTTTTTTACGACCAAGGGTAGCCAGGGTACGGGATTAGGGCTTTGGATTAGCCTGGGAATTGTCCAGAAGCATGGTGGGTCCATCCATATTGGGAACAGTGATCTTCCGGAATATACAGGCGCTTGCGTTCAGGTCTATCTCCCCGCCCGGACGCTGGCGACTGCGCAATCTCGTTCCACGCCATATGTCGGCTGA
- a CDS encoding peptidylprolyl isomerase codes for MARTSGTYAIFNTSEGTIVCRLFEKDAPKTVSNFIELAEGTREWTHPVTNKKSKDKLYDGTIFHRVIPDFMIQGGDPAGSGFGGPSYRFEDETKGSPHNFDRPGKLAMANAGPNTNGSQFFITVAPTQWLTGKHTIFGEVVEGQAVADKISRVPRGPQDKPVKPVVIESLVIERIA; via the coding sequence ATGGCCCGTACATCAGGAACCTACGCCATCTTTAACACCAGCGAAGGGACCATCGTTTGCCGTCTTTTCGAGAAAGACGCGCCAAAAACAGTCAGCAACTTTATTGAACTTGCTGAGGGCACCCGCGAATGGACGCACCCGGTCACAAATAAGAAGAGCAAGGACAAGCTCTATGATGGAACGATCTTCCATCGTGTCATTCCTGATTTCATGATTCAGGGAGGCGATCCTGCCGGTTCAGGTTTTGGAGGTCCTAGCTATCGATTTGAGGATGAAACCAAAGGATCTCCCCACAATTTTGACCGGCCTGGGAAGCTGGCCATGGCCAATGCTGGCCCGAACACGAATGGATCGCAGTTCTTCATCACCGTTGCACCCACGCAGTGGCTCACAGGAAAGCACACAATCTTTGGGGAAGTGGTAGAAGGGCAGGCAGTTGCTGACAAAATCTCACGGGTACCCCGCGGCCCGCAAGACAAACCAGTAAAACCTGTCGTCATTGAATCTCTGGTCATTGAGCGCATCGCTTGA
- the bshB1 gene encoding bacillithiol biosynthesis deacetylase BshB1 yields MPDILAIAAHRDDVEQTCGGTLLKMKALGWSTAILDLTQGEAGTRGSAEERAAEAAQAASILGVSWREALDLPDGRVENTWENRIKIVRVLRQLCPRVVILPYWTGRHPDHYTTSILGYEACFLSGLAKLDTGTPPHRPFKILYASLYADVRPSFVVDITPFIEQRHQALMAYKSQYRNQPTGSSLFVPEEEIRERTFAEARHYGLLGGVRYAEPFVQKEVGLVEDIMQIPVQSM; encoded by the coding sequence ATGCCGGACATTCTCGCAATTGCCGCACACCGTGACGACGTCGAACAGACGTGCGGCGGTACGTTATTGAAAATGAAGGCACTTGGCTGGAGCACGGCCATACTCGACCTGACCCAGGGGGAAGCAGGCACGCGTGGTTCTGCCGAAGAACGTGCCGCAGAAGCCGCCCAAGCTGCCAGTATTCTTGGCGTTAGCTGGCGCGAAGCACTCGATCTTCCTGACGGCCGGGTGGAAAACACCTGGGAAAATCGCATCAAAATTGTCCGAGTTTTGCGGCAACTTTGCCCACGAGTTGTGATTCTTCCTTACTGGACAGGCCGCCACCCTGATCACTACACCACTTCCATACTAGGCTACGAAGCGTGTTTCCTCTCCGGACTGGCGAAACTCGACACCGGGACCCCGCCACACCGACCTTTCAAAATTCTGTATGCCAGCCTTTACGCGGATGTTCGTCCCAGTTTTGTTGTAGACATTACGCCCTTCATCGAGCAGCGTCATCAGGCCCTCATGGCATACAAATCACAATACAGAAATCAGCCGACAGGCAGCTCTCTCTTTGTCCCTGAGGAGGAAATCCGTGAACGCACCTTTGCCGAAGCAAGGCATTATGGACTTCTCGGTGGCGTTCGTTATGCCGAGCCATTTGTGCAAAAGGAAGTGGGCCTGGTGGAAGACATTATGCAGATTCCTGTGCAATCAATGTAG
- a CDS encoding dipeptidase encodes MRQNSLAALLLTVLPLAAQTTAQKNGAGPSVNPLAVHRNAIVIDTHADTTQRLLDENYDLDGPLRGGNLNFESAKEGNLGAEFFSIWVEPDLYKGHYARRTLELIDAVYQQAAKHPDKMRMAFTADDILAAHREHKLAALMGIEGGHSIEDSLALLRDYYRLGVRYMTLTWSNSNGWADSSGDINNPAVNHTQDGLTDFGKDVVYEMNRLGMMVDISHVADKTFYRAVITSRAPVIASHSSARALCNAPRNMTDDMLRAVARSGGPDSKGGVVMVNYYAAFISQKYRDAMLAMEPEIAKAKEALKEQYAKEGKQVTYGELDKLEQQYLDRIPRPPLSDLIDHIDHIAKVAGIDHVGLGSDFDGVSNQLPEGINSAADLPKITQALMARGYSAADCDKILGGNLLRVMREVEATAKRLQSEPDIRPRISEQQPFKK; translated from the coding sequence ATGAGACAAAATTCCCTTGCTGCTCTTCTGCTTACGGTTCTTCCTCTGGCAGCCCAAACCACTGCGCAAAAGAATGGGGCAGGTCCCTCCGTGAATCCTCTTGCAGTCCATCGCAATGCCATCGTGATTGATACGCATGCCGACACGACACAGCGTCTGCTGGATGAAAATTATGACCTGGACGGTCCTCTACGAGGAGGAAACCTCAATTTCGAATCAGCCAAAGAAGGCAATCTTGGCGCGGAGTTCTTTTCTATCTGGGTTGAGCCAGACCTTTATAAAGGTCATTATGCCAGGCGGACTTTAGAGCTGATTGATGCCGTCTATCAACAGGCCGCAAAACATCCGGACAAGATGCGCATGGCCTTTACCGCCGATGACATTCTCGCGGCCCATCGGGAACACAAACTGGCTGCATTGATGGGCATTGAAGGCGGTCATTCCATCGAAGATTCACTGGCCTTGCTGCGCGATTATTACCGGCTGGGCGTTCGCTATATGACGCTCACATGGTCAAATTCAAACGGCTGGGCCGACTCATCGGGCGACATCAACAATCCCGCCGTCAACCATACACAGGACGGACTGACGGATTTTGGCAAGGATGTCGTCTATGAAATGAACCGGCTCGGCATGATGGTAGACATCTCGCATGTAGCAGACAAGACCTTCTACCGCGCTGTCATTACCTCACGCGCTCCGGTCATTGCGTCGCACTCTTCGGCGCGCGCTTTATGCAATGCGCCGCGGAACATGACCGATGACATGCTTCGCGCCGTGGCCCGTAGCGGAGGTCCGGACAGCAAAGGCGGCGTTGTCATGGTGAATTATTACGCTGCTTTCATCAGCCAGAAATATCGCGACGCTATGCTGGCCATGGAACCAGAGATTGCCAAAGCCAAGGAAGCATTGAAGGAGCAATATGCAAAAGAAGGCAAACAGGTTACCTATGGTGAACTAGACAAGCTTGAGCAACAGTATCTCGATCGTATTCCCCGCCCTCCGCTCAGCGATTTAATTGACCATATTGACCACATTGCCAAGGTTGCAGGCATTGACCACGTAGGACTTGGCTCTGATTTTGACGGTGTATCCAACCAGCTTCCTGAGGGGATCAATTCTGCCGCCGACCTGCCGAAAATCACCCAGGCGCTCATGGCACGCGGCTATTCAGCGGCAGATTGTGACAAGATTCTGGGCGGTAACCTTTTGCGCGTCATGCGCGAGGTGGAGGCCACAGCAAAACGACTGCAATCCGAACCCGACATCAGGCCCAGGATTTCAGAACAGCAGCCCTTTAAAAAGTGA
- a CDS encoding HAMP domain-containing sensor histidine kinase produces the protein MRKVFTKLLLSFVFVLLAGTAIFDLSLRPILERTIREQPHGALDLLLASFLALAAATLLAAFLTGRISQRLDRIVLFANRIAAGDLSARLQEENLDELSDVARALDMTASRLEQSFRELEASRRELTALLDSMQEAVVAVNAQGQIIWSNAVMQRICASAVREGRRLVELVRDPDVLSCVEGALRQRVNFTGKALSVAPGRIFEVNAAPTPEGGAVAVLHDVTSIERAEKTRRDFIANVSHELRTPLTSISGYVETLLEGGEKLSSQAREFLAIILKNATRMNRLTEDLLALASVESGDYKPALQPMRASALVEDAIDSLTGIVLDSDVTLEASETTETYVMADPDALNQVFGNLIENALKYARSGKRIVIGSKDLENAVEFFVRDFGPGIASEHLDRIFERFYRIDKARSRESGGTGLGLAIVKHIILAHGGTIRAESELGSGVTFYFTLPVSQTKKSSSSDPVTQTVNP, from the coding sequence ATGCGAAAAGTATTCACGAAACTGCTTCTCTCTTTCGTATTTGTGCTGCTTGCCGGTACTGCAATTTTCGATCTTTCTTTGCGGCCCATTCTTGAACGCACCATAAGGGAACAGCCCCATGGAGCACTGGACCTACTGCTTGCCTCTTTCCTGGCGCTGGCGGCAGCAACATTGCTGGCGGCTTTTCTGACCGGACGCATCTCCCAAAGACTGGACCGTATTGTTCTTTTTGCCAACCGAATTGCCGCTGGCGATCTTTCCGCCCGCCTGCAGGAAGAAAATCTGGACGAACTCTCGGATGTGGCCCGCGCCCTGGACATGACGGCCAGCCGCCTGGAGCAGAGCTTCCGTGAACTAGAGGCCAGCCGCCGGGAACTGACCGCGCTGCTCGACAGCATGCAGGAAGCTGTTGTGGCAGTAAATGCCCAGGGACAGATCATCTGGTCGAATGCTGTGATGCAACGCATCTGCGCCAGTGCTGTGCGCGAGGGCCGCCGCCTGGTAGAGCTGGTCCGCGATCCCGATGTCCTCAGCTGCGTGGAAGGGGCGCTCAGACAAAGAGTGAATTTTACCGGCAAGGCCTTAAGTGTGGCCCCTGGCAGAATTTTTGAAGTCAACGCTGCGCCTACTCCGGAGGGAGGCGCTGTAGCGGTGCTCCACGACGTAACCAGTATTGAGCGCGCGGAAAAGACAAGACGCGATTTTATTGCCAATGTCTCCCACGAACTGCGCACACCCTTGACCTCGATTTCCGGATACGTGGAAACGTTGCTCGAAGGCGGAGAAAAACTCTCTTCTCAGGCCCGTGAGTTTCTTGCCATTATCCTGAAAAACGCTACACGCATGAACCGCCTTACCGAGGACCTTCTGGCGCTTGCCAGTGTAGAATCTGGCGACTATAAGCCTGCTCTGCAACCGATGCGTGCCTCAGCGCTGGTCGAAGATGCCATCGATTCTCTGACAGGAATTGTCCTTGATTCTGATGTGACGCTGGAAGCCTCTGAGACGACGGAGACCTATGTCATGGCTGATCCGGATGCCTTAAACCAGGTCTTCGGAAATCTCATAGAAAATGCTCTGAAGTATGCTCGGTCCGGCAAGCGTATCGTCATCGGATCAAAAGACCTCGAAAACGCTGTTGAATTTTTTGTGCGTGATTTTGGTCCGGGTATTGCTTCGGAACACCTGGATCGCATCTTCGAACGCTTCTACCGCATAGACAAGGCCCGTTCCCGCGAGTCGGGTGGAACAGGACTAGGACTGGCCATTGTGAAGCACATCATTCTCGCCCACGGGGGAACGATTCGTGCCGAAAGCGAGCTTGGCTCTGGAGTAACTTTCTACTTTACCCTTCCAGTCTCTCAGACAAAGAAATCGTCCTCCAGTGACCCCGTCACACAAACAGTCAACCCATAA